A portion of the Paenibacillus hamazuiensis genome contains these proteins:
- a CDS encoding GNAT family N-acetyltransferase, which produces MKIREAAVADSEIIARVHVDSWRTTYAGILSEDYLANLSVEKRKKSWDWTFRNLNKDENIFVCEDSSGQIVGFVNGGVERSGEYPYTGELYAIYLLKEYQGRGIGSQLFKIMAEWLHEKGHLSMLLWVLEANKSAGFYTRMGGQVVGDKMIKIGDDELKELAVGWSDIRQTVRKER; this is translated from the coding sequence ATGAAAATCAGGGAAGCGGCTGTAGCGGATTCGGAAATTATTGCACGTGTGCATGTTGACAGTTGGAGAACGACATACGCAGGCATTCTCTCGGAAGATTACCTTGCGAATTTAAGCGTGGAGAAACGGAAGAAAAGCTGGGACTGGACGTTTCGCAATTTGAACAAAGACGAGAATATTTTTGTATGCGAGGATAGTTCCGGCCAAATCGTCGGGTTTGTTAACGGCGGAGTGGAAAGAAGCGGAGAATACCCGTATACCGGAGAATTATATGCGATTTACTTATTGAAGGAGTATCAGGGGAGAGGGATCGGCTCGCAGCTTTTCAAGATCATGGCGGAGTGGCTACATGAAAAAGGACATTTATCCATGCTGCTGTGGGTGCTCGAGGCGAACAAATCGGCCGGATTTTACACCCGCATGGGCGGCCAGGTGGTGGGAGACAAAATGATAAAGATCGGCGACGATGAATTGAAGGAACTTGCTGTCGGTTGGTCGGATATTCGGCAAACTGTCCGAAAGGAGCGATAG
- a CDS encoding DUF6886 family protein gives MYEPNAGYYTTVQTVKPVSVEKLDDLLGRIVSLGVELRITPSLLPLRDAILASTVNFSMIRMKNAKQI, from the coding sequence TTGTACGAACCTAACGCAGGTTACTATACGACTGTGCAGACAGTGAAGCCCGTTTCGGTGGAAAAACTGGACGATCTGTTGGGCCGTATCGTGTCTCTCGGTGTCGAGCTGCGAATTACCCCGTCGTTATTGCCTCTGAGGGACGCGATTTTAGCGTCGACAGTCAACTTTTCCATGATCCGAATGAAAAATGCCAAACAAATCTGA
- a CDS encoding DUF6886 family protein, whose product MKLYHFSEESGIEVFEPRKLAYRADEPAMVWTIDEFHAPHYFFPRDCPRVCIWPQESTTDDDLQLFFGHSRTNRMIAIESDWLERVSKAAGSDLFGIFHSDHGKVDCRR is encoded by the coding sequence ATGAAGTTATATCATTTCAGCGAGGAGTCCGGCATTGAAGTGTTCGAGCCGCGAAAGCTGGCCTACCGGGCCGACGAACCTGCAATGGTTTGGACGATCGACGAGTTCCACGCCCCGCATTACTTTTTTCCGAGAGATTGCCCGAGGGTATGCATATGGCCGCAGGAAAGTACGACGGATGACGATTTGCAGCTCTTTTTCGGGCATTCCCGAACGAATCGGATGATCGCCATCGAATCGGACTGGCTGGAGCGGGTGAGTAAGGCCGCCGGATCAGATTTGTTTGGCATTTTTCATTCGGATCATGGAAAAGTTGACTGTCGACGCTAA
- a CDS encoding GNAT family N-acetyltransferase, whose product MNSITIRPATKKDVPFLWEMLYESIHVAEGKEKPDRNIVFHPSIAKYLENWGREGDFALVAVNESGEPVGSITLRFFKQADKGYGYVNDETPELGMAILPAYRGQGIGTALMKALVEYGRAAGIQAISLSVDPSNPAMSLYKRTGFKEVGIEGTSITMLLLLQA is encoded by the coding sequence ATGAATTCCATTACAATAAGACCCGCAACGAAGAAGGATGTTCCATTTTTATGGGAAATGCTTTACGAATCCATCCATGTGGCCGAAGGGAAGGAGAAACCGGATCGGAATATCGTTTTTCATCCTTCCATCGCGAAATATTTGGAGAACTGGGGGCGTGAGGGCGATTTTGCGCTTGTTGCCGTAAATGAGTCCGGGGAACCTGTTGGTTCCATTACCCTTCGTTTTTTCAAACAAGCCGATAAAGGGTATGGTTATGTCAATGACGAGACGCCCGAATTAGGTATGGCTATACTACCGGCTTACCGGGGACAAGGGATAGGAACCGCGTTGATGAAGGCTTTGGTGGAGTATGGAAGAGCGGCGGGAATTCAGGCGATATCCTTAAGTGTGGATCCCTCCAATCCCGCAATGAGCTTATACAAGCGAACCGGGTTTAAGGAAGTCGGAATCGAAGGCACGTCCATTACGATGCTGCTATTGTTACAAGCTTAG
- a CDS encoding SAP domain-containing protein, producing MTSNDRPTFSKHLSVQEFEKHYWYKNELTAICGKCNLPVSGTKAELEERIKKWLSGEKITDPRKANSAVRKKQELQELKLSTRLIADGFKFNRQAREFFANYYNKPKFSFTKEMAAALREAERQNDMEMTVADLIEVYEGRRNPDNLEERTYQWNGFVKDFNRDPRTKNMKDRMKIAAELWKKVRDNPGPKQYSPELLDKLIANMKED from the coding sequence ATGACGAGCAACGACCGGCCGACATTTTCCAAGCATCTGTCCGTGCAAGAATTCGAGAAGCATTATTGGTATAAAAACGAATTAACTGCCATATGCGGCAAATGCAATCTCCCTGTGTCCGGAACAAAAGCGGAGCTGGAAGAAAGAATTAAAAAATGGTTGTCCGGCGAAAAAATAACCGATCCTCGCAAAGCAAATTCGGCTGTCAGGAAAAAGCAGGAGCTTCAGGAATTAAAGCTGAGCACGAGGCTTATTGCGGACGGCTTTAAATTTAACCGGCAGGCGAGGGAGTTTTTTGCCAATTATTACAACAAGCCTAAATTTTCGTTCACCAAAGAAATGGCGGCGGCCTTAAGAGAAGCCGAACGTCAAAACGATATGGAAATGACCGTTGCCGACTTAATCGAGGTATACGAAGGAAGGAGAAATCCGGACAACCTCGAGGAACGGACGTATCAATGGAACGGCTTTGTCAAAGATTTTAATCGTGACCCTCGAACTAAAAATATGAAAGACCGGATGAAAATCGCAGCGGAATTATGGAAAAAGGTTCGCGACAATCCGGGGCCCAAACAGTATTCGCCCGAGTTGCTTGACAAGCTTATTGCAAATATGAAGGAGGATTAA